Proteins found in one Bacteroidota bacterium genomic segment:
- a CDS encoding T9SS type A sorting domain-containing protein, which translates to LDTAFEQDWRKYIGKTGLESFNDIVTTDFTYIAVGQCNTRGEGYEDMYVVHLDSFGDTILHETFGGDSVDYGFATARFPGMPLVYFAGYNTSYGIEESGNAYVGASLAINIFDYTDNCKVSRVLWVNNVIEGRDNNSGLMIKGILGDDTKENKLITFAIKNEINVLALFSLGFIFDDRNIQYQYIREDKELYKGYLEDFIEKCNKKGILCGMVTDKTVSAMMDAAQFNQDYFNYFRSAKLDFQILEHEYWNAQNLKTLDYVNPPTEPEKMDGHFVDIWDDHKLLLTTLNNYCVKNANFWAVYDYLGFFYHRWDGVVNNIDYNGYDHDNLSVQNSKAQWLEQNTDGIFLHYYTNYQYNNGLDFLNSNVSSSSLVDRFVERLSLLGQQNNKTNVFPIFSAEYYKSSEDNCGEDPDSDYLGKYLDGPDANTGTYIGHNLRSVEEEYVDQHADMYNDVSYDYIQNVNLACFSWFKYSCVEDKEFYLHQNTYDNTLLDCPDFTDWVIGIEELNLKSHSHVFKVYPNPSNSTITIISNSNIEILRIKLYNSLGELIFMQLPNSKITFVETNNLKKGIYLLHIKTENNSEIHKLIKK; encoded by the coding sequence CTTGATACAGCTTTTGAGCAAGATTGGAGAAAATACATAGGAAAAACAGGACTTGAAAGTTTTAATGACATAGTTACCACAGATTTTACTTACATAGCTGTGGGGCAGTGCAACACAAGAGGCGAAGGATATGAAGATATGTATGTTGTACACCTCGATTCCTTTGGAGACACAATTTTACACGAAACCTTTGGAGGCGATTCTGTGGATTATGGCTTTGCTACTGCAAGGTTTCCGGGGATGCCATTAGTTTATTTTGCCGGATATAACACGAGTTATGGGATTGAGGAAAGTGGAAATGCCTATGTGGGTGCATCATTAGCCATTAACATCTTTGATTATACCGACAACTGTAAAGTTTCTAGAGTTTTATGGGTTAATAATGTTATTGAGGGCAGGGATAATAATTCAGGATTAATGATTAAAGGAATACTTGGTGACGATACAAAAGAGAATAAATTAATAACATTTGCAATAAAAAATGAAATAAATGTACTTGCATTATTTAGTCTGGGTTTTATTTTTGACGATAGAAATATACAATATCAATACATAAGGGAGGATAAAGAACTTTATAAAGGCTATCTTGAAGACTTTATTGAAAAATGTAACAAGAAAGGGATTCTATGTGGAATGGTTACTGATAAAACAGTATCAGCAATGATGGATGCCGCACAATTTAACCAAGATTATTTTAACTATTTCAGGTCAGCAAAACTTGATTTTCAAATATTGGAACATGAGTATTGGAATGCACAAAACTTGAAAACATTAGATTATGTAAATCCACCAACAGAACCTGAAAAAATGGATGGTCATTTTGTAGATATATGGGACGACCATAAATTATTGCTTACAACTTTAAACAATTATTGTGTTAAGAATGCAAATTTTTGGGCTGTTTACGATTACCTTGGATTCTTTTATCATCGATGGGATGGAGTAGTCAATAATATTGACTATAATGGATATGATCATGACAACCTTTCTGTACAAAACTCAAAAGCACAATGGTTGGAACAAAATACAGATGGTATTTTTCTTCATTATTATACCAACTACCAATATAACAATGGTCTTGATTTTCTTAACAGTAATGTTTCTTCTTCCAGTCTGGTTGATAGGTTTGTTGAGCGTTTAAGCCTATTGGGTCAACAAAACAATAAGACAAATGTTTTTCCTATTTTTTCTGCTGAATATTATAAGTCAAGTGAAGATAACTGTGGTGAAGATCCTGATAGTGATTATCTTGGGAAATATCTTGATGGACCTGATGCAAATACAGGAACATATATAGGACATAACTTAAGGTCAGTTGAAGAAGAATATGTTGACCAACATGCTGATATGTACAATGATGTATCCTATGATTATATTCAAAATGTAAATCTTGCTTGTTTCAGTTGGTTTAAATATAGTTGTGTTGAAGATAAAGAGTTTTATTTACATCAAAATACTTATGATAATACCTTGCTTGATTGTCCTGATTTTACCGATTGGGTAATCGGGATCGAAGAATTAAATCTTAAAAGTCACAGTCATGTTTTTAAAGTTTATCCTAATCCTTCAAATTCAACAATTACAATTATAAGCAATTCAAATATTGAGATTTTAAGAATAAAGTTATATAATTCATTAGGGGAACTGATTTTTATGCAATTACCTAATTCGAAAATTACGTTTGT